The window agcaccaagagagcagacaagagcatcagcagcatactgagaagagctgacaaggataatatcatcgacatataccaaaagatacatagtgacttctggcttctgtagaagaaataacgaagtgtcggcagtagacggcacaaacccatgagcacgaagggcagaggcaaggtgggcatgccaggcacgaggagcttgcttcaaaccatatagtgctttggaaagacgacagatatagtcaggacgatcaggatcagagcaaccaggcggctgtttcatataaacctcttcctccaaaaatccatgtagaaaagcattctgcacatcaagttgacgaagtgaccaaccacgagaaacaacaatggagagaagaagccgaatagtggtaggcttgacgacaggactgaaggtgtcctcatagtcaagaccatgacgctgccgaaaaccgcgagcaacaagtcgcgctttgtaacactcaatagatccatccgaatgcttcttcactttgaatacccattttgagtcaataacatttacccgtggtggtggaggaacgagagtccatgtcttgttacgaagaagagcatgaaactcctgctccatagcctctcgccaatgtggaatgcgcagggcagcctgatatgagcgaggctcagaagatggatccgcaacaacagcagccaaacaagcagccaaccaagcaaccgtaccatccttacgttccttaggtttgaaaatgccactgcgactgcgtgtatgtggtcgggacacaggaaccaccgaggtcgacggagcagcctgcaacgggctggaggacggcgacgttgacgagtcagccggtgatgaggagccagtcacggtagcctcggactcggttggcgaagaaggccgacccaccggcgaaaccggcagagcagacgaagcagctggcgactccggcatcacagaccgggccgatggcgagctcggcatagtgggccgtggcgcggccggtgtcgcgggccgatccgctgatgaaggcgacgtgaggacccgagccgcgggcgaagacggcgtgacgggccgagccgcaggcgaagacggcgtgacgggccgagccgcgggcgactcggcggccgctggcgaaacggaccgagcagtggagatgctcggcgcgacgggctcgtcgggtgaccatgcatgggcacgcgaatcgatgccatgcaacatagggcgatcgacgtgcccaccagaagacgacgatgatgatggtgaatcctccaacagctccaaacgagctccacgtccggttcgtgcaccatggttaggtaacagcaaaggagagtatgcaacatcatcaaattggtcagaagcaacagaggatgaatgcagggatggtggttcgacagtggacactggaaggttggcaaagggaaaaacatgctcatcaaacacgacgtcccgagatatatagacacgattagtgggaacatgaagacatttgtaacctttatgaagagagctatagccaagaaaaacacacttcttagaacgaaactcaagcttgcgcttgttatatggacgaagatgcggccagcaagcacacccaaataccttgagaaaggtataatcaggttgttcattaaggagaacctcaatgggagtcttcatgtttaaaacacgagtaggagtacggttgatgagaaagcatgcagtggtgaaagcatcactccaaaaccgaaacggaacagatgcatgggccaaaagagtaagaccagcttcaacaatatgacgatgcttacgttcgactgaaccattctgctgatgtgtatgtggacatgctaaacgatgagctatcccaagcgactgaaagaaagagttgaggttgcgatactcgcccccccccccagtctgactggacatgaacaattttgtgcttgagaagacgttcaacatgtttttgaaactgaacaaaaatatcaaacacatcagatttgcgtttaataaggtaaagccaggtaaagcgactataagcatcaacgaaactgatatagtaattatgaccactgacagaagtctgagcaggaccccatacatctgaaaacacaagttctaaaggatgtttcacctctcgactggactccgaaaaaggaagttgatgactcttcccctgctgacaagcatcacacactgctacatctttatgactagacaaactaggaagctcatgacgacgcaaaatatgacggacaataggtgtggccgggtgaccaagacgagcatgccactgtgacggagagacccgaactccactgaaaacacgagcgacaccaggatgctccagacggtagaggccctggcacaaccgcccactaagaagaatgtccctcgtgccccgatccttaataaaaagatcaaaagggtgaaattcacaaagcacattattatcacgtgtgagtttaggaactgaaagaagattacgggtcacagatggaactcgaagaacattgcgaagctgaagactcctattggcatgtctagtgagaagagatgcttgaccaatatgagagatgtgcatacctgctccattggcggtgtggatcttgtcggagccatgatagggttcacgagtgtgaagctttcccatctcgctggttagatgctctgtcgccccagagtccatgtaccagtgtggatcgatggagtaggactgagtgtgtccctgttgcttctgcggcgcgggacgattagccatggcgacctgacgggcattgttgcgtgtatctttgccgtcattgccaagaccaaggaagcttcgctggaagcgcttatgacacttggaggcccagtgcccatcgcggccacaaagctgacacacacgtggaccgccagcccccggtaaggtcgcagtaggtgggggggccgaggcgggcgacggtggcagccccaagggagaccggggtgatgaagaagagcggccacccttggtggcggcgttggccgagagggagccagtgcccctggtgcggcgagtctcgacccgttgctcagtgagaagaagccgagagaaaacctcgtgtgccagcatgggtgtcgagttgccccgctcgttgatgatctcgactaaggcatcatactcctcatcaagaccattgacaataaacgagttgaactcggagtcggtgaggggctgtccaatggaggccaatgtgtcggcgaggcccttgaccttgttgtagaactcagtggcagtggagtcaagcttctgacactctccaagctgacgacggagtgcagagacacgagcctgggactgcgctgcaaaggtgcgctcaaggatggtccaggcctcatgagacgtcttcgcgaagacaacaaggccggcaactgccagcgagagcgacccctggatggaggagaggttcgcctggtcctgccccgtccagacgcgatgggccggattgtagaccggaccgtgcacgctgtctaccagcgcgggtgggcagggaagcgattcgtcgacgtagcctagtaggtagtgactccccaagagcgggagaacctgcgcacgccagaagatgtagttgtcggcggagagcttgatggtgatgagatgaccgaagtgaaacggcggcggtgaagacaatcccatcgaggaggctgcctggggtgcaaacaccatggaggcagccggaggcaccgaagccgatgcgggaggaggcgggacagcagccagggcgggcgccgcaaagctcgcggccggtgcggacgccgcaaggcccgcggccggggcggacgccgccaaccccgccagcggggcagtgtgatccgcttgcggcaggagcggcgggacgacgcctgcggagtccgcagcggacggcggcgccgcggtgtggaccacgaggtcacgcccaagcgagggcgccagcggcgtggagaagacggagccgatgctccttgtcccgatcggagccggaacaaagacggcatcgagcgggaggttgagcagagccgcaagagaggccgagaggaagcccgcagcagtgaaaccggtggtggcgccgctcgacatggcggcggcgcgattggtggcgcggcggcggcggtgaaggcggcggcagctgcggcggcggtgcgggtattagggtttagaagcggaagcgatcgtaaccgagcgtgataccatgtaagacaataagttttgaggAATCAGCACAATCCTCTAagagtggcttatctcattatatataatggttgtgttacaatatgtaccatatacgtacataggtacagaaggtaTACATAGTCTAACAAGGTACAAGAATCACACGACCTGGAGGCTGGGCTCGGCCGGCttgtcgccggcctcctcctccagtGACGCGAGCCACTGGAGCAGCGCCGCGTTGAACTGCTCCGGCGCCTCGTCGTGCGGGCAGTGCCCGGCCTGCAGGTTGACGACGGTGGAGTTGGCGTAGAACTCGTGGATCCGCGCCGCCTTGGACGGGCCGACCCACGGGTCCAGGTCCCCCCACAGCAGCAGCAGCGGGCACGTCAGCTTCCCCAGCAGCTTGTCCAGCGTGTACTGGCTCTGGTTCGCCACGAACCGCGACATGAGCCTGTAGTACACCTCGCCGGCGTTCGGGTCGGCCGTTGGCGCCGTGATCGAGCTGATCAGGTACTCGTCCACGTTGCTCGGATCTTTGTACACCTGCACGCATTGCAACAAAATGAAGAATGGATGAGAACTCTGTCCGTCGATCAGAATCAGATAGCTGCCGGTGGCTTTCGGCTGAGGTGCGTACGCTTTTGAGGACTTTCTCGACCCTGGCCGGCTGCTTGGCCTGCCAGAAGAGGAACCCGAGCACGACCCGCTGGAAGGCCTCCTTGAGCGGCCTCACGATGAGCCTCGTCACCGcgctcgcctcctcctccgccaccgccgcctcttCAGCCTTGGGCGGCGCGTTGGGGTCCCCGAACTGGCCGGCGGAGTTGAGCAGCACGACGCCCCGGACCAGCTCCGGCACCTCCGTCGCGGCGAACAGCGTCGTGAAGCCACCTAAGCTGATCATTAGGCCACGCAACATACGTGTCAGTATGCATGATGTTGTGAAAGACAATGTTTGTTGCTTAACTCTGAAGAGTGCTGTCTAGGTACCTGTTGCCGACGACGACGGATGGCGACTGGACGACCTCCCTGAGGAAGTCGGAGACCTGCTCCATCCAGATGGTGGCGTCGTACTGCACCAGCGCCTTCTCGCTCCAGCCGAAGCCCAGCAGGTCCACGGCGTACACCTTGTACTTCTTGGCCAGCTCCGGGATGTTGTACCTGACGATCGAGTTCAGAGTTGTTCAGACAACACCAACCAACCAACTCAAGCAACAGGCACTTGTCACCTCGCGTTCCCAATAACGGTTTCCCGCCACACAGGCCACGGAGAGGGGATAAGGTGGTCGAGCTGGGCCGATGGCTGACCTCCAGTGGAACGCCGACgcgccgaagccgtggatgagcacGATGGGCTGCCCGGACCCTTGCTCCACGTAGTGTATCTTGCGGCCCCTCCACGTCCAGAAGCTGTACCCGTCCGCCTTGAACGGCAGCCTCTCCAATGCTGCAAGCAAACGAGCATAACGAGAAGAACGAACATGAATTCATCGGCAGGATCTATCGGTGTCTCGACTTCGAAGAAAGATTTAAGCTAAGGCTGACCTTGTGCAGCGGCGCCGTTGGAAGTGGAGGAGGCGAGCAGCGAGGAGCAGACGGAGAGCGCGACCCCCTTGGTGACGAGGTCCCTCCTCTGCATCATCAGAAACTTGTTGCCTCCTGCCAACAACCGAAGAAGCAGAGTGATCACGAAGAGTCCAACCGAATCACCCACGCATGTCAGGGGAAAGTAGAGCGAAGTACCAACCGTTGAGGCCAGTTCCGACGCCACAGCGGCGGCCGGACGAGGACCGGAGGGCGGCCGCGGAAGCGGACGCGACGGACATGGGGGTAGAAGCCTCCGTACGTGGCCGAAGGAAGGGTCGTGGAGACGAAGCAACCTCGGATCGCCTGAAAAAAGAAGCTGGGTGATCCGTGGTGACGGGCGGAGAGAGTTTTACTTGTAGGTTTGCGCCGGCGTTGGTGTGTGGGTGGCGGGCAATCGGGCAGCCGTGGCAGAGCCCGGGCCAAAAGTTCGAAAGGGGAGGGATTGATCGACGCGACGCGCTTAACTTCTTCGACCGGGGCCGCCGGGTCGGCCGTGaggcccacggcaaggcttgcgtcTTCACACCGTGATGGAATGAATATCTCGCCCTCTGATCAGTGTACGTGCAACCTGATCGCCACATCCGAGTGTGGTAGCCCAGCTAATTGATACTCCATTCTCTCTCTAAAAGAACGAGTAATTGATACTCCAGTTCACACTGAGCAACCCATGTGGCTCGGCTTAGAAAGATACTACTCCATCCGATTCAAATTAATCGATGCTGCTTTAGTACAACTTTACAGTGAGCAACCAGTTTATGACATTATTATCCATCAAAACCCTTGGCGCCTAAACTTTGGAAACAACTATCATTCCTTAGGCTAGTCGTAAtgatagtatcatagctagtatcatgcatgccaactaggaaattttgatgaggtgtcatagcattaaatgaagaaaaagtggatggagtatcatatcatgataccgtatcataataaatgatatgctactttgtgtcatgcacggCAATAAATAGAGTATtattacatgatactaatatatgatactatgcattcgagaggtagtatcatacactagtaccaTATGTAGTATATGATGCTCCCCATTACAATCAGCCTTACATGCCCAGTAAATACGGCACTACTACATTGATTGAATGTGAATGAaggctggtgaaggaaatatgccacagaggcaataataaagttgttatttatatatttccttatatcatgataaatatttattattcatgctagaattgtattaaccggaaacttagtacatgtgtgaatacatagacaaatagagtgtcactagtatgcctctacttgactagctcgttaatcaaagatggttaagtttcctagccatagacataagttgtcatttgataaacgagatcacatcattagagaatgatgtgattgacttgacccattctgttagcttagcacttgatcgtttagtatgttgctattgctttcttcatgacttatacatgttcctatgactatgagattatgcaactcccgtttaccggaggaacactttgtgtgctaccaaacgtcacaacgtaactcggtgattataaaggtcctctacagatgtctccaaaggtacttgttgagttggcgtatttcgagattaagatttgtcactccgattgtcggagaggtatctctgggccctctcggtaatacacaccactataagccttgcaagcaatgtgactaatgagttagttgcggaatgatgcattatggaacgagtaaagagacttgccggtaacaagattgaactagctattgagatatcgacgatcgaatctcgggcaagtaacataccgatgacaaagggaacaacgtatgttgttatgcggtttgaccgataaaggtcttcgtataatatatgggagccaatatgagcatccaggttccgctattggttattgaccgaagatgaatctcggtcatgtctacatagttctcgaacccgttgggtccgcacgcttaacgctcggtgacgatttatattatgagttatgtattttgatgtaccgaaggtagttcggagtccgagatgagatcggggacatgacgaggagtctcgaaatggtcgagacataaagatcaatatattggacgactatattcggacatcgaaaaggttccgagtgattcgggtatttatcgaagtaccggagagttacgagaattcgtcggggagtatatagccttattgggctttaagggagggagagagagaggcagcccccccccccccaaggcctagtccgaattggactagggggaggggcggcgcccccaccttccttctcttctctcttccctttccttgactcctactcctactacacggaaggggggggggatcctactcccggtgggagtaggactccccagggcgcgccatagagagggccgacccctcccctcctctcctcctttatatactgaggcaaggggcatcccatggacacacaagttgatctgttgatctctcccagccgtgtgcggtgcccccctccaccatattccacctcggtaatatcgtagaggtgcttaggcgaagccctgcgtcggtagcatcatcaacaccgtcatcacgccgtcgtgctgacagaactctcccacaaagctctgctggatcggagttcgtggtacgtcatcgagctgaacatgtgctgaactcggaggtgccgtacgttcggtacttggatcagtcggatcgtgaagacgtacgactacatcaaccgcgttgtgctaacgcttccgctttcggtctacgagggtacatggacaacactctcccctctcgttgctgtgcatcgctgatgtctactatacaaccttcttcttgtagatgttgttgggcctgcaagtgcacaggtttgtaggacagtaacaaatttccctcaagtggatgacctaaggtttatcaatccgtgggaggcgtaggatgaagatggtctctctcaaacaaccctgcaaccaaataacaaagaatctcttgtgtccccaacacacccaatacaatggtaaattatataggtgcactagttcggcgaagagatggtaatacaagtgcaatatggatagtagataaatgtatttgtaatctgaaattataaaaacagtaatgtagcaagcgataaaagtgagcataaacggtattgcaaagctaggaaacaaggcctaaggttcatactttcactactgcaagttctctcaacaataataacatagatagatcatataacaattcctcaacatgcaacaaagagtcactccaaagccactaatagcggagaacaaacaaaaagattatggtagggtacgaaaccacctcaaagttattctttcagatcgatctattcaagagttcgtactagaataacaccttaagacacaaatcaaccaaaaccctaatgtcacctaggtactccattgtcacctcaagtatccgtgggcatgattatacgatatgcatcacacaatctcagattcatctattcaaccaacacggagtacttcaaagagtgccccaaaatttctaccggagagtccagacgaaaacgtgtgccaacccctatgcataggttcatgggcggaacccgcaagttgatcaccaaaatatacatcaagtggatcacgtgaatatcccattgtcaccacagataagcacgacaagacatacatcaagtgttctcaaattattaaagattcaatccgataagataacttcaagaggaaaactcaattcatcacaagagagtagagggggagaaacatcataagatccaactataataacaaagctcgcgatacatcaagatcgtgccatagagagaacacaagagagagagagagagagagagagagagagagagagagagagatcaaacacatagctactagtacataccctcagccccgagggtgaactactccctcctcgtcatggagagcaccgggatgatgaagatggccaccggtgatgggttccccctctggcagggtgccggaacgggctctcgagaggtttttggtggctacagaggcttgcggcagcgaaactcccgatctatcttcgtattcgatgttttagggtacgtagacttatataggcgaaagaagtcggtcgggggagcctcgaggggccctggagacaggggcgcgccctcctatctcctggcttcctcgagccttccctggcttgaactccaagtctcccggatcatatcctttccaaaaatcacgcttc is drawn from Triticum dicoccoides isolate Atlit2015 ecotype Zavitan chromosome 6B, WEW_v2.0, whole genome shotgun sequence and contains these coding sequences:
- the LOC119324529 gene encoding pheophytinase, chloroplastic, encoding MSVASASAAALRSSSGRRCGVGTGLNGGNKFLMMQRRDLVTKGVALSVCSSLLASSTSNGAAAQALERLPFKADGYSFWTWRGRKIHYVEQGSGQPIVLIHGFGASAFHWRYNIPELAKKYKVYAVDLLGFGWSEKALVQYDATIWMEQVSDFLREVVQSPSVVVGNSLGGFTTLFAATEVPELVRGVVLLNSAGQFGDPNAPPKAEEAAVAEEEASAVTRLIVRPLKEAFQRVVLGFLFWQAKQPARVEKVLKSVYKDPSNVDEYLISSITAPTADPNAGEVYYRLMSRFVANQSQYTLDKLLGKLTCPLLLLWGDLDPWVGPSKAARIHEFYANSTVVNLQAGHCPHDEAPEQFNAALLQWLASLEEEAGDKPAEPSLQVV